The following proteins are encoded in a genomic region of Nycticebus coucang isolate mNycCou1 chromosome 19, mNycCou1.pri, whole genome shotgun sequence:
- the CBLN2 gene encoding cerebellin-2, with protein MPAPRGPLLTMPGRRGALREPAGCGSCLGAALALLLLLLPACCPVRAQNDTEPIVLEGKCLVVCDSSPSADGAVTSSLGISVRSGSAKVAFSATRSTNHEPSEMSNRTMTIYFDQVLVNIGNHFDLASSIFVAPRKGIYSFSFHVVKVYNRQTIQVSLMQNGYPVISAFAGDQDVTREAASNGVLLLMEREDKVHLKLERGNLMGGWKYSTFSGFLVFPL; from the exons ATGCCGGCGCCCCGCGGGCCGCTGCTGACCATGCCCGGGCGCCGGGGGGCGCTGCGCGAGCCGGCGGGCTGCGGGTCCTGCCTGGGGGCGGCGCTGGCcctgcttctgctgctgctgcccgcCTGCTGCCCGGTGCGGGCGCAGAACGACACGGAGCCCATCGTCCTGGAGGGCAAGTGCCTGGTGGTGTGCGACTCGAGCCCGTCGGCGGACGGCGCCGTCACCTCCTCGCTGGGCATCTCCGTGCGCTCGGGCAGCGCCAAGGTGGCCTTCTCCGCCACGCGGAGCACCAACCACGAGCCGTCCGAGATGAGCAATCGCACCATGACCATCTACTTCGACCAG gtaTTAGTAAACATCGGCAACCACTTTGATCTTGCCTCCAGTATATTTGTAGCaccaagaaaaggaatttatagCTTCAGCTTCCACGTGGTCAAAGTGTATAATAGACAAACCATCCAG GTCAGTTTAATGCAGAATGGCTACCCAGTGATCTCAGCATTTGCGGGAGACCAGGATGTTACCAGAGAAGCTGCTAGTAATGGCGTCCTGCTGCTCATGGAAAGGGAGGACAAAGTGCACCTCAAACTGGAGAGGGGCAACCTCATGGGGGGCTGGAAATACTCCACATTCTCTGGCTTCTTGGTTTTTCCTCTATAA